The following proteins are co-located in the Streptomyces sp. DT2A-34 genome:
- a CDS encoding NAD(P)/FAD-dependent oxidoreductase: MTSNTRVVVIGAGLAGVRLARRLGELGTPVTLIGDEEHRPYNRVLLAEVLAGRYSPDVIALPAPAELTRARVTGIDRQARTVECADGSKIAYDRLVLATGSNPVLPPLRGLFTPDHVLPEGVHAFRTMDDCLGLSKAVRPGVKAVVIGGGLLGVSAARALAQRGAQVILAQQSERLMERQLDPSASKLVRRHLGDLGVEVHTDLRVRDVRCVGGAVRSVEMADGYALDADLVVLACGVHPRAGLAQAAGLDVRKGIVVDDELRTSDPYIHAIGDCAQHDGTVYGLATPALEQAEVLAELLAGRAHARYTGTRSLTRLTLPGQSAFDLAAFGETEPRPGDDVVQLTDATRGTYRKVVVRDDRLVGGVLVGELGTVGALARAWEGAEPLPDDGPLLHLLTNDGGS, from the coding sequence ATGACCTCGAATACGCGTGTGGTGGTGATCGGCGCCGGCCTCGCGGGCGTACGACTCGCCCGGCGGCTCGGTGAGCTCGGCACGCCCGTCACGCTCATCGGCGACGAGGAGCACCGCCCGTACAACCGGGTGCTCCTCGCCGAAGTGCTGGCCGGACGGTACAGCCCCGACGTGATCGCGCTGCCCGCACCCGCGGAGCTCACCCGTGCCCGGGTCACCGGCATCGACCGTCAGGCGCGGACCGTCGAGTGCGCGGACGGTTCGAAGATCGCATACGACCGGCTGGTCCTGGCCACCGGCTCGAACCCGGTGCTGCCGCCCCTGCGCGGCCTGTTCACGCCCGACCACGTCCTGCCGGAGGGCGTCCACGCCTTCCGCACCATGGACGACTGCCTGGGCCTGTCCAAGGCGGTCCGGCCGGGAGTGAAGGCGGTCGTCATCGGCGGCGGGCTCCTCGGGGTCTCCGCGGCCCGTGCGCTCGCCCAGCGCGGCGCCCAGGTCATCCTGGCCCAGCAGTCCGAGCGGCTCATGGAGCGCCAGCTCGACCCGAGCGCCTCGAAGCTCGTCCGGCGTCACCTGGGGGACCTCGGTGTCGAGGTCCACACCGACCTGCGGGTACGTGACGTGCGCTGCGTCGGCGGCGCGGTCCGCTCGGTCGAGATGGCCGACGGCTACGCCCTCGACGCCGACCTCGTGGTCCTGGCCTGCGGCGTGCACCCGCGCGCGGGCCTCGCGCAGGCCGCGGGACTGGACGTGCGCAAGGGGATCGTCGTCGACGACGAGCTGCGCACCTCCGACCCGTACATCCACGCCATCGGCGACTGCGCCCAGCACGACGGCACCGTCTACGGACTGGCCACTCCGGCCCTCGAACAGGCCGAAGTACTGGCCGAGTTGCTGGCCGGCCGGGCGCACGCCCGCTACACCGGCACCCGTTCGCTGACCCGGCTCACGCTGCCCGGTCAGAGCGCCTTCGACCTCGCCGCGTTCGGCGAGACGGAGCCGCGCCCCGGGGACGACGTCGTCCAGCTCACGGACGCCACCCGAGGCACCTACCGCAAGGTCGTCGTCCGCGACGACCGCCTGGTCGGCGGGGTCCTCGTCGGCGAACTCGGCACCGTCGGCGCGCTCGCCCGCGCCTGGGAGGGAGCAGAGCCGCTCCCCGACGACGGCCCCCTGCTCCACCTGCTTACCAACGATGGAGGCTCCTGA
- a CDS encoding TSUP family transporter, translating to MPDISLTMVAVLCLAALAAGWIDAVVGGGGLLLLPALLLGLLASTPAAYALGTNKAVAIVGTSGAAVTYARKAPVDVRLAVRIGLAALAGSSGGAFFAAGMSTEVLKPVIMVVLLAVAAFVILRPAFGTAPATGPATRRQVLAAIGLAGLGIGFYDGLIGPGTGTFLVLALTAVLHLDLVTASATAKIVNCCTNAGALATFAWQGTVLWQLAALMAVFNLAGGMLGARTALKKGSGFVRVVLLTVVFTLVAKLAYEQWVA from the coding sequence ATGCCCGACATATCGCTGACCATGGTCGCTGTCCTGTGCCTCGCGGCCCTCGCGGCCGGCTGGATCGACGCCGTCGTCGGCGGCGGGGGCCTGCTCCTGCTCCCGGCGCTGCTGCTCGGCCTCCTCGCGAGCACGCCGGCCGCGTACGCGCTCGGCACCAACAAGGCGGTCGCGATCGTCGGCACGTCGGGCGCCGCGGTGACATACGCCCGCAAGGCGCCCGTGGATGTGCGGCTCGCCGTACGCATCGGGCTGGCGGCGCTCGCGGGCTCCTCCGGCGGCGCCTTCTTCGCGGCCGGCATGAGCACCGAGGTGCTGAAGCCCGTGATCATGGTGGTGCTGCTCGCCGTGGCCGCCTTCGTGATCCTGCGCCCCGCCTTCGGCACCGCCCCGGCGACGGGCCCGGCCACCCGCCGCCAGGTCCTCGCGGCGATCGGCCTGGCCGGCCTGGGCATCGGCTTCTATGACGGCCTGATCGGCCCCGGCACCGGCACCTTCCTGGTCCTCGCCCTCACCGCCGTCCTCCACCTCGACCTCGTCACCGCCTCCGCCACCGCCAAGATCGTCAACTGCTGCACCAACGCCGGCGCGCTCGCCACCTTCGCCTGGCAGGGCACGGTCCTGTGGCAGCTGGCCGCGCTGATGGCCGTGTTCAACCTGGCGGGCGGCATGCTGGGGGCCCGTACGGCGCTGAAGAAGGGCAGCGGGTTCGTCCGCGTGGTGCTGCTGACGGTGGTGTTCACGCTGGTGGCGAAGCTGGCGTACGAGCAGTGGGTGGCCTAG